A genomic segment from Chitinophagaceae bacterium encodes:
- a CDS encoding carbohydrate binding family 9 domain-containing protein, whose product MNFKKILLSLQLLFFSTVAFTQTKPPLELPAYKTTKPIKIDGLLNDEAWKDAPVMKDMTEFRRNPGAKERFATRTIAYLMYNETGIYFGTYCYENSKDSIAKELSGRDGFGTNDYVGLTLDTYYDKLNGFEYFVTPLNEQWDAKMSPPSPNSESEDFSWNAVWESNVAIHNDGWSLEMFIPFSAIRFGNKDVQDWGLNITRRRRTSEEQYTWNPIDPRVNGFLTQEAVWKGLSIGKPPIRLQFSPYFSSYINHFPSPDPVVKSWSSSVNGGMDVKFGINQAFTLDMTLIPDFGQVQSDNQQLNLSPFEIKYAENRPFFTEGTELFGKGNLFYSRRIGGFPVNYITVQDQLQPNEHIVKNPVETKLINATKISGRTQKGLGVGFFNALSNPQYAIVEDDSYRQRKIETNPLTNYNILVLNQSLKNNSSISLINTNVWRSGKTYDANVTAALFDFNDKKNRWNYGGEIASSNIFNTGQNEKTITGFSSKLYFGKSSGRFTFIINQSLSNAKYNSRDMGYFTFNNFLDHSMYMGYNWLKPTNWYNKLFLNFNSFYSRQLDPSRYRSAAVNVNANTQLKNLWNAGAMVGYEPEYNDFNEPRVEGRFFRGWKSAYGNLWVESNDAKKYKANINLFYLNRSLFNGFMYEFEFFHRYRFNDKFSIAHELGIEPQVNNIGFASIDGNDIIFGRRDRNEIENVLNFKYNFNAKSGINTRVRHYWSKVNYKQFYTLQNNGSLLPNFTYGQNENKNVNFFNIDFVYTWQFAPGSFLNLVWKNSIMEFRDEVEKNYFHNIGNTLKEDQNNNLSLKIIYYLDYLDLKKWKKKK is encoded by the coding sequence ATGAATTTTAAAAAAATACTACTGTCTCTACAGTTGTTATTCTTTTCCACGGTTGCATTTACGCAAACAAAACCTCCCTTAGAGCTTCCTGCTTATAAAACTACAAAACCTATAAAAATTGACGGGCTTTTAAATGATGAAGCCTGGAAAGATGCGCCGGTAATGAAAGACATGACGGAGTTTCGCAGGAACCCAGGAGCAAAAGAAAGATTTGCTACCCGTACCATTGCCTATCTTATGTACAATGAAACAGGTATTTACTTTGGTACATACTGTTATGAAAATAGTAAAGATAGCATTGCAAAAGAACTTTCCGGAAGAGATGGATTTGGCACCAATGATTATGTAGGACTTACGCTTGACACTTATTACGACAAGCTCAATGGATTTGAATATTTTGTTACGCCACTCAATGAGCAATGGGATGCAAAAATGTCTCCGCCTTCACCCAATTCCGAATCAGAAGATTTTTCGTGGAATGCGGTTTGGGAAAGTAATGTAGCAATACATAATGACGGCTGGAGCTTAGAAATGTTTATTCCCTTTTCGGCCATTCGATTTGGCAATAAAGACGTTCAGGATTGGGGCTTAAATATTACCAGGAGGCGAAGAACAAGTGAGGAACAATATACCTGGAACCCAATTGACCCAAGGGTAAATGGTTTTCTCACACAAGAAGCAGTATGGAAAGGCCTAAGCATTGGTAAGCCGCCAATAAGGTTGCAATTTTCTCCCTATTTTTCTTCGTATATCAATCATTTTCCATCGCCTGATCCTGTGGTAAAAAGTTGGTCATCGTCTGTAAATGGCGGAATGGATGTAAAATTCGGCATTAACCAGGCATTTACATTAGACATGACGCTGATACCCGATTTTGGACAAGTACAAAGCGATAACCAGCAACTTAACCTTAGCCCATTTGAAATAAAATATGCTGAGAACAGGCCTTTTTTTACAGAAGGAACCGAATTATTCGGTAAAGGAAATTTGTTTTACTCCAGGCGTATTGGTGGATTTCCGGTAAATTATATTACAGTTCAAGATCAGTTACAGCCCAATGAGCATATTGTAAAAAACCCTGTAGAGACTAAATTAATCAATGCCACAAAAATTTCAGGCAGAACGCAGAAAGGGTTGGGTGTAGGTTTTTTTAATGCTCTATCCAATCCACAATATGCTATTGTAGAAGATGATAGCTACAGGCAACGTAAAATTGAAACCAATCCACTCACCAATTATAATATCCTTGTTCTTAATCAATCTTTAAAAAATAATTCAAGCATTAGTTTGATTAATACCAATGTATGGAGAAGCGGTAAAACCTATGACGCCAATGTAACAGCAGCGCTTTTTGATTTTAACGATAAGAAAAACCGTTGGAACTATGGCGGCGAAATTGCCAGCAGCAACATTTTTAATACCGGTCAAAACGAAAAAACCATAACAGGGTTTTCAAGCAAACTGTATTTTGGAAAATCAAGCGGGCGCTTTACGTTTATAATAAACCAGTCGCTTAGTAATGCTAAATATAACAGCAGGGATATGGGCTATTTCACTTTTAATAATTTTTTAGACCATAGTATGTACATGGGTTACAATTGGCTAAAACCCACAAACTGGTACAATAAGTTATTTTTAAATTTCAATTCTTTTTACTCCCGGCAACTTGATCCATCCAGGTACAGATCGGCAGCGGTGAATGTTAACGCAAACACACAATTGAAAAACTTATGGAATGCAGGGGCAATGGTAGGCTATGAACCGGAGTACAACGATTTTAATGAACCCAGGGTAGAGGGAAGGTTTTTCAGGGGATGGAAAAGCGCCTACGGTAACCTTTGGGTAGAATCCAACGATGCAAAAAAATATAAGGCTAATATAAATTTATTTTACTTAAACCGAAGTTTGTTTAATGGATTTATGTACGAGTTTGAGTTTTTCCATCGCTATAGGTTTAATGATAAATTTTCCATTGCTCATGAATTGGGCATAGAACCACAGGTTAATAATATAGGTTTTGCAAGTATAGATGGCAATGATATTATTTTTGGAAGAAGGGACAGGAACGAAATAGAAAATGTGTTGAATTTTAAATACAATTTCAATGCAAAATCGGGCATTAATACCCGGGTAAGGCATTACTGGAGCAAAGTAAATTATAAGCAATTTTATACCCTTCAAAATAACGGCTCTTTATTACCCAATTTTACATACGGCCAAAATGAAAATAAAAATGTAAACTTTTTTAATATTGATTTTGTGTACACCTGGCAGTTTGCCCCGGGCAGCTTCTTAAACCTGGTATGGAAAAATTCTATTATGGAATTCAGGGATGAAGTGGAGAAAAACTATTTTCACAATATTGGCAATACGCTTAAAGAAGACCAGAACAATAACCTTTCCTTAAAAATTATTTATTACCTGGATTACCTGGATTTAAAAAAGTGGAAAAAGAAAAAATAG
- a CDS encoding insulinase family protein, translating into MKKIIPLLIGLFCLQMGIAQVKKTTTSKKKTVKKVQPVYNQGTPVDRSKRPKPGPAPVITLKDPVIYNLPNGITLLVVENHKLPKVRASFFVDYGPVFEGEKAGTLDLVGSMLGEGTTQMPKDKFDEAVDILGADVNFSASGASASALTRYFEKAFSLMAEGLQHPAFTQESFDKLKSMTITGLKTEEKSTPQIASRVYKALSYGKQTAQGEFTTEESVKNISLDDVKVSYKNFITPSRSYLTFVGDITAANAKALTEKYLGKWDGKKLPVPTAPKAENPAKTEIDFINIPTAVQAEIRVGNIVNNPLSNPDYHALLLANYILGGGAESKLFMNLREKHGFTYGSYSSVGNGRFPALFTATAAVRTEKVDSASSEIFKEILAMRDGKVTAENLANAKALYNGSFALGMEDPAKTATYASNILINGLEKDFYRTFLQKINAVTLDDIKRVSAKYFSENNSRILIAGNADKIIPGLLKYGFPIKKYDRFANPVVEEVKEVKADPSVKTTDKISAFDIVDSYLKAIGGKEELKKINSSLTNLSMDVMGRSFDGTEKKMLPNSTAMELKMGTMTIFKQVFNGTSGYQQRGPQKKDLDEEETKELKDEKGIFPQLSYLSSDYKLDYLGSGNYNNEATYRLKVVMPSGKTSIQQYSIKSGLLLQEEATTADGKVETTVYNDYRKAGNFTVPFELIKNRDEQEVTFKVTDIKFNEGVSSQDFQ; encoded by the coding sequence ATGAAAAAAATTATTCCGCTTTTAATAGGTTTGTTTTGCTTGCAAATGGGAATTGCCCAGGTAAAAAAAACCACTACATCCAAAAAGAAAACAGTAAAGAAAGTACAACCCGTTTACAATCAGGGCACACCTGTAGACCGTAGTAAAAGGCCAAAGCCCGGGCCTGCGCCAGTTATTACACTTAAAGACCCGGTAATTTATAACTTACCCAATGGCATTACACTATTGGTGGTAGAAAACCATAAACTTCCCAAAGTAAGGGCCAGTTTTTTTGTTGACTACGGCCCGGTATTTGAAGGCGAAAAAGCCGGTACGCTTGATCTTGTAGGAAGCATGCTTGGCGAAGGCACTACCCAAATGCCCAAGGATAAATTTGATGAAGCTGTAGATATACTGGGTGCAGATGTAAACTTTTCTGCAAGTGGCGCATCTGCAAGTGCACTTACCCGGTATTTTGAAAAAGCTTTTAGTTTAATGGCAGAGGGTCTGCAACATCCTGCATTCACCCAGGAATCTTTTGACAAATTAAAATCAATGACCATTACCGGCTTAAAAACCGAAGAAAAAAGTACGCCGCAAATTGCATCCAGGGTTTATAAAGCGTTAAGCTATGGCAAGCAAACGGCACAGGGTGAATTTACTACTGAAGAATCGGTAAAAAATATTTCGCTGGATGATGTAAAAGTATCTTACAAAAATTTCATAACACCTTCCCGGTCTTATTTAACCTTTGTAGGCGACATTACAGCAGCTAATGCAAAAGCGCTTACCGAAAAATATTTGGGCAAATGGGATGGTAAAAAATTACCGGTTCCCACAGCGCCAAAAGCAGAAAACCCTGCAAAAACCGAAATAGATTTTATAAATATCCCTACAGCAGTACAGGCAGAAATAAGGGTGGGCAATATTGTAAACAATCCATTAAGCAACCCCGATTATCATGCCCTGTTATTAGCCAATTATATTTTGGGTGGCGGTGCAGAATCTAAATTATTTATGAACCTTAGGGAAAAACACGGGTTTACTTATGGCAGTTATTCCAGTGTAGGCAATGGCCGTTTCCCAGCTTTATTTACGGCAACAGCAGCCGTAAGAACAGAAAAAGTAGATAGCGCTTCATCAGAAATTTTTAAAGAAATACTTGCCATGAGAGATGGAAAAGTAACTGCCGAAAACCTGGCAAATGCCAAAGCGCTGTACAACGGTAGCTTTGCATTGGGCATGGAAGACCCTGCAAAAACTGCAACTTATGCAAGCAATATTCTTATTAACGGTTTAGAAAAAGATTTTTACCGTACATTTCTCCAAAAAATAAATGCCGTAACACTGGATGACATTAAAAGGGTTTCTGCAAAATATTTTAGTGAAAATAATTCAAGGATATTAATTGCTGGCAATGCAGATAAAATAATACCTGGTTTACTTAAGTATGGCTTCCCCATAAAAAAATACGATAGGTTTGCCAATCCTGTTGTGGAAGAAGTAAAAGAAGTAAAAGCTGACCCATCTGTAAAAACTACCGATAAAATTTCTGCTTTTGATATTGTTGATAGTTACCTCAAAGCTATTGGAGGTAAAGAAGAATTGAAAAAAATAAACAGCAGCTTAACCAATCTTTCGATGGATGTAATGGGGCGCAGTTTCGATGGTACAGAAAAAAAGATGTTACCCAATTCTACAGCTATGGAATTAAAAATGGGAACCATGACTATTTTTAAACAAGTATTTAACGGCACCAGCGGTTACCAGCAGCGAGGCCCGCAAAAGAAAGACCTCGATGAAGAAGAAACAAAAGAATTGAAAGATGAAAAAGGTATTTTTCCCCAACTCAGTTATTTGAGCAGCGATTATAAACTGGATTACCTTGGCTCCGGAAATTACAATAACGAAGCTACATATCGCTTAAAAGTGGTGATGCCCAGTGGCAAAACATCCATACAACAATATTCAATAAAATCGGGCCTGTTATTACAGGAAGAAGCAACCACTGCAGATGGTAAAGTAGAAACAACGGTGTATAACGATTACCGCAAAGCAGGTAACTTTACCGTACCCTTTGAATTAATCAAAAACCGTGATGAGCAAGAGGTTACCTTTAAGGTTACCGACATTAAATTTAACGAAGGCGTAAGCAGCCAGGATTTTCAATAA